The genomic interval ATAATTGCTACAGGTATCGGAACTAAAAAATCGAGGAAAGAAAACAGGGTGGAAGGATTTTTTACCGGTGAACAAAGCAGTGATTCTGATAAGAAAAATTCTCTCGAAAAGAATTTTATCTGGACGCCTGAAGAAGACCAGGTAGATCTGTTTGAAGCAGAAATAATAGAAAAAGGAGATGATACGGCAGAAGAGAACGATGAGGACAGGGAAAACCGTAAAAAAGAAGTGTTTAACAAAAGACAGAGGATGAGGAAGAACAGGCCTATAGAAGACGAACTCGATTTGTACAATTCTGATGAATTGACCGAACCGGCTTACCTCAGAAGGCAAAACAACTGAACGGATGAGAGTTTTAGAAACGGAAACGTTCAGGGAAAACCTGAAGATTGTGAGAGAAAATATTTACGAATCCTGCCGCAGAGTTTCGAGAGATCCAAGTGAAGTTGCCATTCTCGCGGTGACGAAGAATTTCGGAAGACTTGCGCTTGATATGGCTGCGGAAGAAGGAATCAGGAACATCGGAGAAAATAAAGTGCAGGAAGCATGGGAGAAGTTGAGTCACAAGCGGGATACTTTTACAAAACATCTCATAGGACATTTACAGAAGAACAAAGTTGAAAAAGCGCTGAAACTTTTTGACGTGATACAGACCGTAGATTCTTTAGCTTTGGCAGAGAAACTTGAAAAAAAATGTGCCGAAATTAATCCTGAAGAAAAAGCGTGTAAATACAGCGTTTTTATTCAGGTTAACGTTTCCGGAGAAACAACCAAGTCCGGAGTAAAACCTGAAGAAGTTGACGATTTGACAAATTATATTTTTAGCTGTAAGAATATAGAATTAAAGGGTGTGATGGGCATGGCGGGTTTATACGCCGGTGAAGTTGAGACAAGAAGGCAGTTTTCTGTTCTTTTTGAAATAAAAGAGAAATTCGGACTCTGTTCTCTTTCGATGGGAATGAGTTCGGATTACACTGTTGCTGTCGAGGAAGGCAGTACGATGGTAAGGCTGGGTACGGCCCTTTTTGGAAAGAGGTATTGATATGGGAA from candidate division WOR-3 bacterium carries:
- a CDS encoding YggS family pyridoxal phosphate-dependent enzyme; amino-acid sequence: MRVLETETFRENLKIVRENIYESCRRVSRDPSEVAILAVTKNFGRLALDMAAEEGIRNIGENKVQEAWEKLSHKRDTFTKHLIGHLQKNKVEKALKLFDVIQTVDSLALAEKLEKKCAEINPEEKACKYSVFIQVNVSGETTKSGVKPEEVDDLTNYIFSCKNIELKGVMGMAGLYAGEVETRRQFSVLFEIKEKFGLCSLSMGMSSDYTVAVEEGSTMVRLGTALFGKRY